gtcacatggtaaggtcaaaggtcattttcaggtcaacgttaaagtttacatgcaagactcttatgacacttaACTCcccaaccgtaagtcacttttcaaccaaacttggatggtagatggacttgggggacctgcatgttatgctgcagtcggaggtcacatggtaaggtcaaaggtcattttcaggtcaacgttaatgtttacatgcaagactcttgacacctaactccgcaaatgtaagtcacttttcaaccaaacttggatggtagatggacttgggggacctgcatcttATGCTTCAGTCAGGTCACagggtaaggtcaaaggtcattttcaggtcaacgttaaagtttacatgcaagactcttctgacacctaactctgcaaccctaagtcacttttcaaccaaacttggatggtagatgaacttgggggacctgcatcttatgctgcagtcggaggtcacagggtaaggtcaaaggtcattttcaggtcaacattaaaggcCCTTATGACAAgggttattccatcccagtcatttcacaatgaagtttagatacaattctgttgcgtgccctcgcaaatcacgatatttcttgttattttcataggtgggcgagacacaaaatcgcttttgccttgtttatagGGACTATTGCATTGctaaaattattataatcatgtaGCCTACCTGTAAATGAGGCTTTGATTCCCTGAAAAAATTAAAGAGAAGCACTTGTAAAAGTAGATTACATACTGTATGTACATTGTTTGTCCATTTATTCTCTTTCCACCGTTTAATACTACATGCCTATATTGCCTTTTGCCTAGTCATAAAATATTTATCaagaaattattgatttttctgGTAGAATAACTACATATTCACAATTACTTGATTTGTGAGTGGCCTCGACTCTGTAAAAATAGACAAGAAACTGGGCTTtattagatttattttataataCAACACAGTGAGTACTAtgcatgtataaaataaaatgtcttGTTGAAATGAAATTACCTGTCAGATGATTctaaattaaatatatgtagTTTACTTTATCTTTGATGGGAGAGAAGGATgttctttacatgtacatttcaaatgatattttacCTGTTTATCTAATCCCCTTTTAGCTATCTGGAAATATCTTTATACCTCCACTTCTAAAGACTAGAGAATTAAGATAAGGGGTTATTTATAATTCACCCATATTAATTAGTGAACTGTGTTTATTAAATATTTACCATCATTTAAATGTAAActcacaatacatgtacatgtagttctctgTGCTATGGTACCTTGTTCAAGGCTAATTGTAGAAAATCCACCAGATAGCAACAAAATTTATAACTCCCGTATaacattgaaaaatattcatatgtAAAACTGCCCCcaaattttgtaaatattgaattggataaattttttattaaaacattGTTTGGGGATACTTGTAattatgatcatcataattAGTATTACAAGCATCACCAGCTAATATAAAGTACAATCAAAATCTTTGTGTATCAAGACATCAATTGTCAATAATTCATGAGAgcatagttttttttattgatggatttttatttttattattatttttttgggggggggggggggccagggAATTAGATCCAATCTTGAGTCATTTGTAGGTTTCCATTTCTAATTTCATCCTACTTATCCCTTGAAATCAATATTTCTCTTAAATTACAATATATGTATAAAaatgtagaccaaaagcttcagtctctgtattttggttgttccgctgaactacgttggctccactcaccatacatagactgaaggggatggggccccgtacctacagccaacgtatagtgaactagcgttttatagatcgcgatttaaaactgttttttaagcaaaattgaaagtttcatggtttccattatcagggaaatataaataactgaagtaattgcataccttgggccggagttattgaaaaaaatcctctggatgattgagaaatctgtcatctaagacattttcacctgacctgacggtttttcttgcaagttgccatcttgaatgacgtcattatcgttattaacttaatgtctcgaatcgatatatcgcgattataactagtactagtactagtataactagtatcgtttatcttcggtttcgttcgcatatggagcagatcgtataatatcgaaagcaatatcgatatcacattcgtgattgttgacgttcgtttgtaaatattttatagtttggctgccattttgaccatttttatcgtgttcaacccaattaaacatcagTAAAggatatttttcatgcctttttcatctatatcattttaagtatttaaacattgaaatatcaagttttaaaagtttgttgtttatacattcttagattgtaaattcaatgtgtaaaattacatcaaactttggactgtgaattgacaaaagggagggaatgagaacacatgcgagcccacacgtacaccctaccgtcggtaaatggggattacagtaaaatgtcagaaattgttgaataaatccccagaaacgacggttattcctgtctaataaAAATGGTACATTCCAAAGCTCATtttaccctcccccccccaaaaaaaaaaatatcgtggagatataaggtggtttcagaccgccttgaAGTTCGTCAGTGCCAGGTAtactctgatcgggaaattgattgggaaatttaccccgatcagaaaataccaggtattttggtaatatgaaagcaaactacgcgtaatttccccgaaagaaaatacccgctaaatagtaggtacttggcgaaattacgagaactttcgcggggatttttccaaggtcgcaggtattttggcaatgtgaaagcaatttacgggaacttttagcccagcgtgtcgttgggcgcgggcaccgtgggtggctgctgggctagtggttttgaatttcgcgccttgcctgcttattagaccatactgcgcatgctcctaacttcaggaatttatcccgaagggtatgtttcggggtggtgtgaatgcaggaataattaatgggtattttttagcctaaaaatgttctcgtaatttaacggggattcttgtgatcgaggcggtttgaaaccacctatagttGTACACTGAAAGCATGAGTTTATGAAGTCAGAGAGCCAGgtagagagaggaagaaagcaaGATTTGGGAGCTTAACTATTGTTGATTCAACATCTGTGACTAACAGGAAAGGCAAACACTAAAAGGATCCCAGCCCAAGCTATTTCTGTCTCTAAATTCATAATTAATGAGTGAAAAAATGGAGAGTACATGCACTTCTAGTTGTCGGAGGGAGGGTTGTGACACATCATCAATACACATGCTTAGAATATTTCAGTAAGTATGACTAAAGAATGACACATGTATGTTCCAGAGGATACATCAAAATTAGCACAATGTGGAAGCAATATTTAAAGTCACGTGAAAACTATTACATTAATTTTGCAAAATCATTgggaaaggatttttttttttctgagaggacttttataaatcaattaagtacattttcaatacatttattatatttttatcaagtgGACACACattttaatcaagtatcataacTATGCATGGGGTTATGTtgtaaaatatgttattaaatgcAATTGGATATACATATTCATATGCTGGATATACATATTCATATGCTGAAtgtttttccaacattttgtctTTTGTATTCTACATCAAAACTGTAAAGTGACACATATGAACAGGAAAGGAACTTAATTCTCCTCATGAGATAGTAGTTTGGTTTCAGCATATCCCGTACATGGAAATTAGGAAATGCGACCTATTCATTAGATTCATTTGTTCATTGGTTTCTCAGTTGAACATGAGATCtgataatgaaattataatttttgtttgaattattaatttaaAACGAAAATAATGGTTTAGCATTATGACAATATCATGCTTATATTGTATTATCAAATTCCATGTTTTCATCAAAGTATTGCATTTCAAAGGCTATGTATTGCACTTTCTTATCAACTATATTGGTGATAtcacttatttttctttcaagaaaAATATCCGTAGGAAAATCCTTGTGTGATTTGTATGTATAAAGACAGAAGATTTGCATACAAGCTTAGCAAGTTAGAATTTAATAAAAACTTGCTATTAACAAAGCTGCGGTCCTGCAGATTCATGTACCagattgcaaatttgcaatcgCATTATTGATTACCATGGTAAATGCAAGAAGTCATTGATTCTTTTTTATCTCACACAGGCAAGTTTCAGGCACCTCAGGAATAGACTTGTTTTCCTCTCATATCTTGTATATTCTGGAGcttaatttattcaaagaaTCCCCTTTTCATTCAAAGTGTGAATGATCCTATTATGTACTTGAAAATTGCACAAGTTTTCAATAACAATATTTCTACATTAATTTGAAGTAAGTTGAAGGTATTAAGATGAAATCCATGTATTTCTTTGATGCTTATTAGAAGTTATTACATGTTATCCTCTGTATATTGAACACACGATACATACTTTTTTCCCTTACATAGCGGTGGATTTGGGCACCCGATCATCAAATCTGAACCTCAGGATTATCCTGTGATTAAACCAGAGCCCCAACAGGCCTACCCAACCATCAAGGCTGAACCGCAAGATACATACCACCAATAcaaccatcctcatcatcaacatcatcatcctggtggtggagggggtggtggaggaggaggagggggaataCCACCATACAATGGTGGTCATTACATCCCTCCTCCACCGGTCATCCAAACACCATCACCTGACCCACAACAACAACAGAAACCAGGCAAGAAGGCAAAGCAGGAGAAGCTTACTGATAAGTTGAAGGAGAAAAAACCAAGAAGGAAAGTTGATCGTTTCAATGGGATGCCAGAGGAAGAGGTTGTGAAGAGGACATTACCAGACATATTGGTGCACAATCTCGACATTGTTATAGTGAGTGTATTTGTTTCTTTCTCTAAATTATAGTATTAAGATTCTATTAGAATAACATCTCAAGCTTGTTGTTGATGAGTTAACACGGAAGATTCATTTATCCCTGCTATaatggtttttgtctcgcccaccggaggtgaaggcgagacttagggatccaaatgtcgtccgtccgtcacaaaccttatgacacataactccgtaaccgtaagtcacttttcaaccaaacttggatggtagatggactagggggacctgcatcttatgctgcagtctgaggtaacattgtaaggtcaaaggtcattttcaggtcaacattaaagtttacatgcaagactctcttatgacacctaactctgcaaccgtaagtcacttttcaaccaaacttggatggtagatggacttggggacctgcatgttatgctgcagtcggaggtcacatggtaaggtcaaaggtcattttcaggtcaacgttaaagtttacatacaagactatcttatgacacctaactccgcaaccccaagtcacttttcacccaaacttggatTGAAGATGTagttaggagacctgcatgtcatgctgCCATCGGAGGTCACAtcgtaaggtcaaaggtcattttcaggtcaacgctaaagtttacatgcaagactcttattacacctaactctgcaaccgtaagtcacttttcgaCCAAACTTGGGTCGTAggtgtacttaggagacctgcatgttattgtgttcggaggtcacatggtatggtcaaagtccattttgaggtcaacattcatttcacaatgaagctTTGTTACCATTCTGTTACGTGCCCTCGCAAATGACAGTATTTCGGGTTATTTTttataagtgggcgagacacaaaatcgcttatgccttgttgaatgattaaaaacaatttttttttgtttttttttttgaatccATTTTAAAAGTGAACCCCTTTTCATGGCCCATGGGGTTTCAATAAGCACCCTAAGCAAGTATTTTCAATGACTTTGAAATGCACTCTAGGGATCTGCTCTCAGACCTGTTGTCCTGGGCATTTCACTTGCAAGGTGTATGGGGGATACATCCTTTGTGAATCTGTTTGGGGGTAAATCACACTCtaaacacaaaatgttggtcAAAAAAATTATACCTTATTTATTAATATCTTATCTTGTTTTCCCCTCGTAAATCAGAGCCTAAACACAAATGTTACTGTGTGAAAAATACAGGATGTAAACCCTTTTTTTCCAGCATTTTAGTGTGTTTTACACCCTCACGTAAAATGTGCCATATCTAGAAGTAGCCTTTTTACACATTTGTTTTGACACGCATGATATGCACTTGTCAGTGAAAGTGCCCCCTCTCGCAAAGGTcaataattatgtaaattataATTGAGTATCTTCTAACATGCCAACCTTTAATGGCCAGAAAGTAATTGTCAACCGTTGGAATCAAATTTGGCAGTTTGCCATCTAGTACCATCTCTCTGCaacgttttatttttcttttaaagaggCATTAAACTTAGAAATCAGTAAAGGAAAGTGGGCATATTTTAGACCTCCTCGGTCTAGGTTTTGTTTGATACAAGAATAATCTACGCCAATGTATTTGGGAGTGACAATAAACTGATTAGATTGAGGGGTCATGTGATCAAAGGTCACAGTGGCCATTATGTGTATTATAATCTTTCTCATAAGCGAAGATCTGTTTGAGGGATCAATTTcaaaaccggggggggggggggcccacttacattgatgagtggataccatgcgcgaccaaaaaaaacgcGTAAAAAGGAagtctttttcaagattggtcacgttacgtacgtaacgtaataagggtgtcaaaaacactaaaataatgaaaaaagggtatctattttgttTGGAAAGctaacgtgtttagggtcgaatttgcgtgGGTATCAAAAATTAAGTCTAAAGTGTTTTATAAAGGGTGTACTTTTtgcccaacagtcaacactacgtgcttagagtacgatttgcgcgaggtgtgggaggtggggccgtactaaacccaatgatgtaggtaaaggtaataCCGaagaccgacgtccgtgacataacaataaaaatatcgctgtacttgtttaggggttcaattcagggaatacttgccaagagtatcgttttgtttccaatacttgttaagggtaaggTTTCACACggaaatacttgttaaggggtgcattttcagaatatggaaaatacttgtttagggtgcttttcgagaccccatggtcgcgcatggtatctactcggcaatggaagtggcccccccccccccccccgatccaaACTTTGCTCTTGTATACATTTGTGAATTAGGATCATCTGATAAGATTTTGGGGTCActaggtcaaagatcacagagGTTGTTATTTGAAAATTTAGAAGTTGGAtgtgtaatatacatgtattcttggTTTGTCTATGGCAGAGGCTTATAGGTGCAGTCAAGAAtccatcttgttttattttgatgattgccTGCAGCTGCTGATTTGTTTTATTCTAGTGAATCTGTTCTTGATTATTTGCATTGGAAGATATAAGCTAATACAATTTCCTCCATTCATTTAAACCTTCCTTTACTCTTTATTACTGTTCAGTCAGCAAGTGTGTCATGACCtatttcttcctctctcttttagATTGGCATCAACCCAGGTTTAATGGCTGCATACAAAGGTCACCATTATGCTGGACCAGGAAATCATTTTTGTAAGTTTaatttacaaattcatttttgCTTTTAGATTACTCATATTGAATtactattttcaaaattcacgaAGGCTGGTTCTGTATTTCATGTTTTTCTGTAAATCACTTTATTTTTAATAGTTTAGAGAAAAGAGAGATATCAAGatacaaatataaacaaagaaagagagagagagaagggggggggggtggagataTCGGCTTGTGGATGTTGTTCCATCTGttcctacatgtatgatgcATGTTATTTGGAGAAAACTTCTCTGATTATTTTTCCCATGATTATCTGAACAGGGAAGTGCCTGTATCTTTCTGGTCTTGTACCTGAACCAATGACCTGTATGGATGATGTCAAGTTACCTGACTTTGGAGTAGGTTTCACAAATATAGTCGGCAGGACGACAAGAGGAAGTGCAGATCTTAAGAGGTAGGTCAAGTTGATTGCTTTTATCATCTCATTGCATAGCCTGTATAATCATATATATTGATGCTCTCTGAAAGTTACATAATTCTTCATTCTTAGGGGCATAATTTCTGTGTcgatggcataattttgtttgccagagatTTTTTACATacggcaaaagttttatgcaatgggcccCTAGTAGACATATTCTTGACTGATAGAATTCTTGAACCCTGCACCAAACTGTTTATATGTTGTCTGATGTATTTGCTCCATTGCGACTgaagcatatatatatacacatactttgatgaaataattgttaaagCAACTGTCTTTACAATATTAACCGTGTTAAAGCTTGCCCTGATTAATTGAGTGTATGTCTGTGTCTTTATTGATATATCAACAGGAAAGAAATTAAAGATGGAGCAAAGATAGTGGTTGAAAAGATTCAGAAGTATCGTCCATTAATAGCCTGCTTTAATGGCAAGGGAATATATGAGATCTACAGTGGAAAGAAAGACTTTGAGGTTGGTAGACAGCCTGAAACCATTCCAGGAACTGAAACAGTAAGTCAAATAATCTGAATTCATTCAATACAGCAATGTAAAGACAGTAGAATCCAGTTAAATTTCTGTATGAAAAGCTTTCTTTAAAGTTCGCATTCCATTCTTATTGACGGAGTCACATTATTAGTTGGAAATGGAGCAATATATGTGAACAAgtgcattttgaaaaatatatttcatcgtTCTTATATAATCATAAATGTAATTCTTGGCTAGGTTAATTTACAAAGCTGGATCAAAATGCTACTTCATGTCAagagtatttcattttgaaaattacaCACAAATGCACTAACAGCTGAACATTCAGTAAATGAACCACCATAATGAGCCCATATGTATTTATTTGAGAAATAATGAGGAGTAATGCCCAATGATATAAGTAAATTTTGTCTTTGGAAAGAATGTGGTAAGTTTCTGTTCTCTATTATCCGTTGCTCATTTTCAGGTTATATATGTTATGCCTTCTTCGAGTGCGAGGTGCTCACAGTTTCCGAGAGCACAGGACAAAGTTCCGTTCTACATAACACTCAAAGAgctgagagataaaatgaaaggaACTCCTCTGTCAGAGATAAGAAGACCACCAATAGAGACCATGCCACCAACCCCTGTCAAAACAAAAAGCAAGAAgaaacaacagcagcagcaacagcaacaacaacagattcaacaacaacaacagatgCAGCAGCAGCAGCCACCTCCACATCCggcattaccaccaccaccgccacagGTATCGCATCATCCAGGCGTGAAATCAGAGCCAGTTGATGGGTCATATCATGGAGGAATGGGGGGCTGTGGGTTCCCTGGTCAACCACCTGTTCATGGTGGAGTGGAGATTAAGAGAGAGCCTGGCCTTGATGGGCCTTGTATGCCATCAAATCCACCGCCTTACTATCATCATGTATCCCAGCCTCAACCACAACTTCTGCCCCCACCACCTCCCCAACAAATGAGTGGAAGTGGTGGTACAGGGTTTACCCCCTTGCAGAGGTCTGAGAACTCCTTTGGTGTGAAGCAAGAGGCTGGAGATTACACGTTATGTTCGTCTGGTTGGAATTCAGGCCAGAGTATGTCTGTCATCAAGCAAGAGCCCATGTCACATAACTATGGACAATATGATGTTCAGCATGTACACAATCCAAGCATGCTGGATCTAATGGACGATTTCTTGGATCAAATACCTTGCATCAATAACCAGGGAATACCAATAGGTCATCGGCAATTAATAGGTCAGGGACCTGCTGGGCCTAGAGGGGCAACTCCCCAACAAAACCAGCCATACAGCAACAACATGTGCCGTCCACCTGCAcctcagcagcagcagcaacgcCAGCCACAGCAGTCACCTCCCATTCCACCATCACAGCCTCCACAACCACCAGCATCAACAGCATCCCGGTCACCACAACAGAAACAACAATCTCAACAACCGTCAATACCACAACCTGCACAACATGCCAACATCCAACTGAGTTCTATGCAGGAGAGATCAAGTCCCAGTAACCCTATGATGCCAGGGTATAATCAGTCATCATACCAGAATATGCCTGCTGCTGGCCATCAAGGCTATCTTCAACAGGAACCTAACCCTGGTGGTGGAGGTACAAGTAATGTCTAAAAATTCATCATCTCTCCATCCAGTATGATCACCATCAGGTGAGATTGTTTTTTATGTCAAATCATGTCATAACCTAAAACAGTTGGTACTTAAAATGGTCTGTATCCCATTAGATGAAATTGGTCACCTTGCATTCTGATTTTCTTCTGCCAATTCTAATTGTGTCGTTATTGTCAtgcctttattttttctttaaaacgaTCCAAGTTATGAGACCTGAGGAATTAGTTAAGAACATTTTGATAAACATATGTTGCTCAGTATGTTGAGAGTCGTATGTGCGTATTATATGTACTAATTTGCAGCTTCACTATTTTGATTTGATGTTaatgttaaattgcagaaatagGATGTATAGTTTGTATATTGCTGCTAATTTGTGTCATTTACGTGTTATATGCAAAGCAGTGTCATAATCATGCTATCAAATACGCATTGCtaaattgaagaaaaacaatCTTGAggatgatattttaagcattccTCATGCAGAATCTTTGCTATACCAAatcatttaaagaaaatgatgtatgtttatttttttttcattttactgtaatttttgGAGTCCAAATCAAGattattgggtttttttttctagaggATAAAGAtactatgcaaaaaaaaaaagaagacattttTTATAAAGTCGGGGATTAAATTAGCTTGCTTTTGTTTTGATCAGATTTGAGCCCATTTAGAGGTTTACATGCCCTTATGAAATACTTGCCCTGTAATGATTTCACCTCCATGAGTCAATGCAAGTAGTATGATGAAATATAAGACTGAAAAATCTATGAGTAACACTTAGCACTTTGTGCTGGGATGGAAAAATGACTCCGTACTAGTGGATGATGGAGTGAATAAAGATTGACTTGGGTCGATTTTTATTGACAAAGTAACGACCATAGCTCTTAAATGGGGCCTGATGCTAAGaatttaaaaggaaaagaaaagactTTGAATTCCATATAGATACTTGGCAGAGTGACAAGACATATTTGAATTTTGTGCTATAGAATTTCCACGAAATGTTTGAAGTTGAATGTTGCCTATAGATTGGACCAATTTGCTACATCATGTTGCTTGTTACATTCAACATTAATTAGTCTGATTTATGCAAGGTCATAACTGTCTGTTTTGTGCTATTTTGTTAAGTGATATTAACTATTAAATGTGAATGACAACATGGAATATGTTTACTCTTCATTCACATTGGATTAGCAGTTTTTTTATGAGAAATACTAATAACAAAGCTCTGTAAAGCTCtgtgtaaaatcacattatcaaaaGAAAGTGTACAGTACATTACAGTCCAACATCACAGAAAAGGAAAAATTACTTTGAGTAAACATATTGACTTGTTGACATATAGATTTGAAGATAAAGAGGTTTTCATTTAGTCTATATATTATTTTAGAGTTCATTTAcacttgtacatgtaaatattgacATGCTGTCATTCAATAAGGCTTGATCATACAAGGATGAATTCATTAATTGCATAATGTAATCATGTTTAAATGTACATTTTAACTGCTCAATACATGTAGCCCCATTTGTACATGTTTATTTCAATGGGAAGATGAAATTCTATATGCTGCTATAATTAGACTGCTGTAATAAGCTACCTCATTAAATTTTTGAATGGGTAATGTATTTTAACAATGGGATGACATCCTTAACTTAAGGGAAGAGGGATACTCATTGTAGAAAAGCAATGAGACATCTAGCCATGATATGTTTTATAATtcattcttttccctttccctcttatattattttcatgccatCTTGCTATGCTGAGGGCATCTATTCATTTCTCCAGTTACCTCAAATGTCAGAGATATGTATGTTTTCAGAGTTCCTTTTTAAACAAGTATTTATTTAGCATCAGATGTTCTCAGCCAGTTTTTAATTGTGTTTGCATTTTCCTTCATGCAATGAGAGTGCAATGTATGCATAGTACAGGGTAACAAATGTGAGAGTTCAAGGGGAGATGTATTGCTCAAAgaaacaaatgaagatgatagTGGATGCAATCTCAAGAAAGAAATGATAAGAACCAAACATGAATACTTAAACACTTTTACCAGGGCATTGCACACAGTGTGGTTCTCCACTGTGAAGTAGGAGAATGTATAGATTTCAGACAAAGTGAGATAAGATAAGGATATATCTTCATGAATGTATTGTGATGTACCAAATAGTTTGAAGGAAACAAACTCTGAATTCCAAAAATGATCTTCAATAGAAGATACTTTCTACTTGTTTTTTCTGAAAGTTCATTCTTATTGAAATGATTTCATGATATGTTTTGAGGCATTTGGTATAAAgttaagtgttttttttaatttttttaaatttcattaacCCTCTTTTAATGTCGGAAGAGTGGACTCCTTTTATTttccctccccccaaaaaaagttcatttaaattttgttttataggtgttattaaatattcatgattaaaataattatcatatcTAGAATTATGTCTTTTGATATAACTTTAAGAATTATGAACCCTCAGAAAAGATTCAAGACTTTTAACCAAGTATTCTGTTATGAATATTCAGAAAAGGAAGACACCCCCTTCCCCCATTTCATTGTACTCCCATTTCTTCAAAGATGTGTTAACTTTATGAAGTAAGGTTTGTTAATATGAGAAATATGTTGGTATAGAAGACATGTGCACCAGTTTTCCATAATATAAATCTCTATTTTGGACTTAATATAATCttatattttactttgtaattgtttataatACCACATTTGTATCTGTATAAAATG
This genomic interval from Lytechinus pictus isolate F3 Inbred chromosome 3, Lp3.0, whole genome shotgun sequence contains the following:
- the LOC129256883 gene encoding trithorax group protein osa-like encodes the protein MPEEEVVKRTLPDILVHNLDIVIIGINPGLMAAYKGHHYAGPGNHFWKCLYLSGLVPEPMTCMDDVKLPDFGVGFTNIVGRTTRGSADLKRKEIKDGAKIVVEKIQKYRPLIACFNGKGIYEIYSGKKDFEVGRQPETIPGTETVIYVMPSSSARCSQFPRAQDKVPFYITLKELRDKMKGTPLSEIRRPPIETMPPTPVKTKSKKKQQQQQQQQQQIQQQQQMQQQQPPPHPALPPPPPQVSHHPGVKSEPVDGSYHGGMGGCGFPGQPPVHGGVEIKREPGLDGPCMPSNPPPYYHHVSQPQPQLLPPPPPQQMSGSGGTGFTPLQRSENSFGVKQEAGDYTLCSSGWNSGQSMSVIKQEPMSHNYGQYDVQHVHNPSMLDLMDDFLDQIPCINNQGIPIGHRQLIGQGPAGPRGATPQQNQPYSNNMCRPPAPQQQQQRQPQQSPPIPPSQPPQPPASTASRSPQQKQQSQQPSIPQPAQHANIQLSSMQERSSPSNPMMPGYNQSSYQNMPAAGHQGYLQQEPNPGGGGTSNV